From Temnothorax longispinosus isolate EJ_2023e chromosome 3, Tlon_JGU_v1, whole genome shotgun sequence, one genomic window encodes:
- the Mesh1 gene encoding guanosine-3',5'-bis(diphosphate) 3'-pyrophosphohydrolase MESH1, whose amino-acid sequence MEDSNNAQAGWADSFKSENVHCEKCIKELTKEELLSQVIKCASFAAEKHQNQRRKNVDQTPYINHPLGVANILIQEGMVFEPVVILAAILHDTVEDTDTTFEEIEKEFGYKVTQVVREVTDDKTLPKAKRKQLQIEHAPNISREAKLVKLADKLYNLRDLEKGIPIGWTSERVKEYFKWAKAVVDGCRQTNPNLERELDILFASHGLL is encoded by the exons ATGGAAGACAGCAATAATGCTCAAGCAGGATGGGCCGATTCTTTTAAAAGTGAAAACGTGCATTgcgaaaaatgtataaaggAGTTAACAAAAGAAGAATTGTTGTCGCAAGTAATAAAATGTGCTAGTTTTGCTGCGGAAAAACATCAAAATCAAAGAAGGAAGAATGTCGATCAAACACCATACATAAACCATCCTTTAG gagtagcaaatattttaatccaaGAGGGTATGGTTTTTGAACCAGTTGTTATTCTAGCAGCAATCTTACATGATACCGTGGAAGATACTGATACTACATTTGaggaaattgaaaaagaatttggATATAAAGTTACCCAGGTGGTTCGAGAAGTAACTGATGACAAAACATTGCCAAAAGCCAAACGTAAACAATTGCAGATAGAACATGCACCTAATATATCTCGCGAAgcaaaattagtaaaattggctgataaattgtataatttgagAGATCTTGAAAAAGGCATTCCCATTGGTTGGACAAGTGAAAGAGTAAAAGAATACTTTAAG TGGGCAAAAGCTGTTGTAGATGGATGTCGTCAAACTAATCCTAATTTAGAAagagaattagatattttgttTGCATCACATGGTTTGCTCTGA
- the LOC139810822 gene encoding phosphoserine aminotransferase — protein MTDLSQSHKVINFGAGPAKLPHEVLKKVQEELLAYGNTQISILELSHRSNDFKKVIDDAQATLRDILNIPDNYKTLFMQGGGTGLFAAIPMNIMNGTADYLITGSWSAKAAKEAAKYGKVNMVLPKVTKYTEIPDPSTWNLDANASYVYYCANETVHGIEFDYIPETNGIPLVADMSSNILTKPFDVSKFAVIFAGAQKNIGPAGVTLVIVRNDMLGRAMDICPTILNFTIMANDNSLHNTPPVFQIYMVGLVFEWIKKNGGVEGMQNFARKKSSKIYDVIDGSKGFYMCPIKPDARSKMNIPLRIRNGDEELEKEFLSGAAARGMLQLKGHRSVGGIRASLYNAVTEEEAEILANYMKWFYNKHCKKTEK, from the exons ATGACCGATCTCTCTCAAAGTCATAAAGTAATCAATTTCGGCGCCGGCCCTGCTAAATTACCGCACGAg GTTCTGAAAAAAGTGCAGGAGGAATTACTCGCATATGGAAACACGCAAATCAGCATCCTTGAGCTAAGCCATCGATCGAATGACTTTAAGAAAGTTATCGACGATGCACAGGCTACACTGCGAGACATCCT CAATATTCCTGACAACTATAAAACCCTGTTCATGCAAGGAGGCGGTACCGGACTTTTTGCGGCAATTCCTATGAATATTATGAATGGCACTgcagattatttaataactg GTTCATGGTCTGCAAAAGCAGCAAAAGAAGCAGCTAAGTACGGAAAAGTGAACATGGTGCTACCTAAAGTGACAAAATACACAGAAATTCCGGATCCTTCCACTTGGAACTTAGATGCAAATGCAtcatatgtttattattgtgCCAATGAAACTGTGCACG GAATCGAATTTGATTATATCCCAGAAACAAATGGCATACCACTTGTTGCTGATATGTCTTCGAATATACTTACGAAACCTTTTGACGTGTCTAAA TTTGCAGTAATTTTTGCGGGTGCACAGAAGAACATTGGCCCAGCTGGTGTTACTTTAGTGATTGTACGAAATGACATGCTTGGTCGTGCTATGGATATATGTCCGACGATactaaattttactataatgGCGAATGATAATTCTCTGCACAATACTCCACCCGTCTTTCA gaTATATATGGTAGGTTTGGTATTTGaatggattaaaaaaaatggtgGAGTCGAAGGTATGCAAAACTTTGCGAGGAAGAAGAGCAGCAAAATATACGATGTGATTGATGGATCAAAAGGATTTTATATGTGCCCGATCAAGCCAGATGCACGTAGTAAAATGAATATTCCACTCAGAATAAGAAACGGTGACGAGGAATTAGAAAAGGAGTTTCTTTCTGGTGCTGCAGCTCGCGGTATGCTGCAGCTAAAGGGTCACAG ATCAGTGGGTGGAATACGTGCATCTTTGTATAATGCAGTCACGGAAGAAGAAGCGGAAATATTGGCCAACTACATGAAGTGGTTTTACAATAAACATTGTAAAAAGACTGAAAAGTAA